Proteins from a genomic interval of Capsicum annuum cultivar UCD-10X-F1 chromosome 4, UCD10Xv1.1, whole genome shotgun sequence:
- the LOC124897957 gene encoding secreted acidic protein 1A-like, with amino-acid sequence MVNRIGVGQSTLLENATRESGFNEDSHKVQDKNSKEKVLRACKVKKNPATTATTKIDETVKVVALLVVGASADVVLGVDAESLVVVESVEGEGGDDTSSSSGDDDDDDDDLGDWVGALPLLLLIGAIEGDVDGELFGDDDEDEDGDNDDGDKDGDDDGDKDGALLGDVASETNPAKATNMRAITIT; translated from the exons atggtcaaCAGGATTGGAGTTGGACAAAGcactttgctcgagaatgcaaCTAGAGAGTCTGGcttcaatgaagactctcacaaagtgcaggacaaGAACTCCAAGGAAAAAGTTTTGCGAGCATgtaaggtg AAGAAGAATCCGGCAACAACTGCAACAACAAAGATAGATGAAACCGTCAAGGTTGTGGCACTGCTTGTAGTGGGTGCCTCGGCTGATGTGGTACTTGGTGTTGATGCTGAGTCACTTGTGGTGGTAGAGTCAGTGGAAGGCGAAGGGGGTGATGACACATCTTCATCATCGG gggatgatgatgatgacgacgatGACTTGGGTGATTGGGTAGGTGCACTTCCACTGCTCTTACTTATTGGTGCAATTGAGGGGGATGTTGATGGTGAGCTTTttggtgatgatgatgaggatgaaGATGGAGATAATGATGATGGGGATAAAGATGGAGATGATGATGGGGATAAAGATGGTGCGTTGCTTGGTGATGTGGCATCGGAAACCAACCCAGCAAAAGCAACAAACATGAGAGCGATAACAATCACTTGA